In one window of Deltaproteobacteria bacterium DNA:
- a CDS encoding amidohydrolase family protein, with amino-acid sequence ILELIAARAEKTPEGTFINAWGVESDDFTFMNRRDLDEVTTRHPVLVVHTTGQWGFANSAALELGGVNQATVSPPGSLVEKGPRGEPTGLLVHYPALYLVRSAVPPPGAAQMERAISHAAALYCQEGVTSVHDNFFMVTGMSSVESARLYFDLAASGRLPLRLKIWPYLPTLPDTLDAVAELFTADKPNSASPFYEVGEMKRSDPASFARVWGGLKIAVDGSGPTAGWSRNPNALMLHSPAELRQMVDAIHQAGQQVSVHAVGNLAVETMLDVFEAAQKEHGRPDPRHRIEHALWPGEASLRRIRKAGIVVSTHPQFIYAWGDRFGRGPKVPEFVPLRSFLYYQIPVALGADPPAFPLWQPQYALWQAVARVSRGGRSFASSESISVGEALRLQTMGSAYAAFQERDLGSLEEGKLADMVVWDRNFLTVPTGDIRDAKARMTIVGGKIVFSRESAAS; translated from the coding sequence GATTCTTGAGCTCATTGCCGCCCGCGCCGAAAAGACGCCGGAGGGGACATTCATCAACGCGTGGGGGGTGGAGAGCGACGACTTTACCTTCATGAACCGTCGCGACCTCGACGAGGTCACGACGCGGCACCCCGTCCTGGTCGTTCACACCACCGGGCAGTGGGGGTTCGCCAATTCCGCCGCGCTGGAACTGGGCGGGGTGAATCAGGCGACGGTCAGTCCTCCCGGCAGTCTGGTTGAAAAAGGACCGAGAGGGGAGCCGACCGGTCTCCTCGTCCATTATCCCGCGCTCTACCTTGTCAGGAGCGCCGTTCCGCCTCCCGGTGCGGCGCAGATGGAGCGTGCCATCAGCCACGCGGCGGCGCTTTACTGCCAGGAAGGGGTGACCTCCGTCCACGACAATTTCTTCATGGTGACCGGTATGTCGAGCGTCGAATCGGCCCGTCTCTATTTTGACCTGGCGGCATCCGGACGGCTCCCGCTACGCCTGAAGATCTGGCCGTACCTGCCGACGCTTCCCGACACCCTCGATGCCGTCGCGGAGCTTTTTACCGCCGATAAACCGAATTCGGCATCGCCCTTTTACGAAGTGGGTGAGATGAAGCGCTCGGACCCGGCATCCTTTGCTCGGGTATGGGGAGGTCTCAAGATCGCGGTAGACGGATCGGGGCCTACGGCTGGCTGGTCCCGCAACCCGAACGCGCTGATGCTGCATTCCCCGGCTGAACTGCGGCAGATGGTCGATGCCATTCACCAGGCCGGGCAGCAGGTCAGCGTCCATGCGGTCGGAAACCTGGCGGTCGAAACAATGCTCGACGTTTTTGAGGCCGCGCAGAAGGAACACGGCCGTCCCGATCCGCGCCACCGCATTGAACACGCGCTGTGGCCCGGCGAGGCATCGCTTCGCCGCATCAGGAAGGCGGGGATTGTGGTATCGACACACCCCCAGTTTATCTACGCGTGGGGGGATCGATTTGGAAGGGGGCCGAAGGTGCCTGAGTTTGTCCCGCTCCGCTCGTTCCTGTACTATCAGATACCGGTGGCTCTGGGCGCCGACCCGCCCGCTTTTCCCCTCTGGCAGCCGCAGTATGCCCTCTGGCAGGCGGTCGCCCGGGTGAGCAGAGGCGGAAGGAGCTTCGCCTCCAGTGAATCGATCTCTGTCGGGGAGGCACTCCGCCTGCAGACGATGGGGAGCGCCTACGCCGCGTTTCAGGAACGCGACCTCGGTTCGCTGGAGGAAGGAAAACTTGCCGACATGGTCGTCTGGGATCGCAACTTTCTTACCGTGCCGACGGGAGATATCCGCGACGCGAAGGCGCGGATGACGATTGTCGGAGGGAAAATCGTCTTTTCGAGGGAATCGGCAGCTTCATGA